The genomic region GCACGTCATTGCGCGCTGGTCGAACAGCAGGATGATGTATTGGCGCTGGCAGCCGACCATCAACGCATTGAAATGCTCAATGGCACCCGCAAAAGTGAACTTGAGCAAGCGCTCACCCAGCAACTCGGTCGCCCGATCCGAATCGAGATTCGCGAGCCAATCCCGGAAGGGGCATTGACGCCGACTCAGTTGCAGAAAGAACGTGAAGCGGCCAAGCGCGCGGCGGCGGAGCAGTCACTGAACAATGACCCGCGGCTGCGCGAACTGCTCGACCTGACCGAAGGTCGCTTGCTGACCGAAACAATTCGGGCACTGAACTGACAGGCGTTACTGGTTTAACGCGTATAATGACGATATTTTCCGCCGGCTTAACTCCGGCACTCCCGTAACAGAGGTAGATGAACATGCGTGGTATGGGCAATCTGATGAAGCAGGCGCAGGAAATGCAGGCGCGTATGCAAAAGGCTCAGCAGGAAATTGCACAGATGGAAGTCACCGGCGAAGCCGGCGCTGGCCTCGTCAAGATCACGATGACCGGCAAGCACGATGTCCGCCGTGTCGAGCTGGACGACAGCCTGATGCAGGAAGACAAGGAAATGCTGGAGGATTTGCTGGCCGCTGCTGTCAACGACGCCGTGCGCAAAGTTGAAAGCACCACGTCCGCAAAAATGAA from Permianibacter aggregans harbors:
- a CDS encoding YbaB/EbfC family nucleoid-associated protein, whose translation is MRGMGNLMKQAQEMQARMQKAQQEIAQMEVTGEAGAGLVKITMTGKHDVRRVELDDSLMQEDKEMLEDLLAAAVNDAVRKVESTTSAKMNSLTAGMPLPPGFKMPF